A window of the Paenibacillus woosongensis genome harbors these coding sequences:
- a CDS encoding LolA family protein → MRRITWALVIVICLSAVLGGCGKKDADGVVKDLDKIVTKLESYQGSGTMTLYTGDKPQEYKVEVWYQNPSYYRIALTNAQKDITQIVLKNDQGVYVLTPSLNKSFRFQSDWPENQGQVYLYQTLVRSILSDNTRQFVSDKDSYVFDVAANYNTHALVRQKIWLDKDDYAPKQVQVSDAEAKVVVEVKFDKFDFGAKFDDKSFDMQHNLDTAGQRAKGTLLEVDENGMLVESTDASETGANAAESDGSAAPALNEPFGVIVPTYLPEGVVYKDDKVVDDSDRSSVLLRYDGTYQFTVTESRSPDRTVSLVAGTVVDLGFTAGLLTGDELQTLTWTVDGMEFRITSDNLPVSEMVKIAASMEEQTGK, encoded by the coding sequence ATGCGACGGATCACTTGGGCGCTAGTCATTGTGATATGCTTGAGTGCTGTGTTGGGCGGGTGCGGCAAGAAGGATGCTGACGGTGTCGTCAAGGATTTGGACAAAATCGTTACCAAGCTGGAGAGCTACCAGGGCTCGGGAACGATGACGCTTTATACGGGGGATAAGCCCCAGGAGTACAAGGTTGAGGTGTGGTACCAGAATCCGTCTTATTATCGGATTGCTCTGACGAATGCCCAGAAGGACATTACGCAGATCGTCCTTAAGAACGATCAGGGCGTTTACGTGTTGACGCCGAGCCTGAACAAGAGCTTCCGGTTCCAAAGCGATTGGCCGGAGAACCAAGGTCAGGTCTACTTGTATCAGACGCTTGTGCGCAGCATCCTGAGCGACAACACGCGCCAATTCGTAAGCGATAAGGACAGCTATGTATTCGATGTGGCCGCAAACTATAATACTCATGCGCTTGTACGTCAAAAAATATGGCTGGACAAAGACGACTATGCGCCGAAGCAGGTGCAGGTCTCGGACGCCGAAGCGAAAGTCGTAGTCGAGGTCAAATTTGACAAATTTGATTTCGGTGCGAAGTTTGATGATAAATCATTCGACATGCAGCATAATCTGGACACGGCTGGCCAACGGGCCAAAGGGACGCTGCTCGAAGTTGATGAGAATGGGATGCTTGTGGAGAGCACGGACGCTTCCGAGACCGGAGCGAATGCAGCTGAGAGCGATGGTTCTGCCGCACCGGCGCTGAACGAGCCATTTGGGGTGATTGTTCCGACATATTTGCCTGAAGGTGTAGTGTATAAAGATGACAAAGTCGTAGATGATAGTGATAGAAGCAGCGTATTGCTCCGATATGACGGTACATATCAATTTACGGTAACCGAATCCCGTTCACCGGATCGCACGGTTTCGCTAGTTGCCGGAACAGTCGTTGATCTCGGCTTTACTGCCGGCCTGCTGACAGGGGATGAGCTGCAGACATTAACCTGGACTGTGGATGGAATGGAATTCCGTATTACAAGCGACAATCTTCCAGTGAGCGAAATGGTTAAAATCGCCGCGTCTATGGAGGAACAAACGGGTAAATAA
- a CDS encoding methyl-accepting chemotaxis protein → MVDQVGHINENASVVTESSLATSKQVVYGQERIHLLASQIHVITCAVNNVNEVIQQLAESSQEINKLVDHISSIANQTNLLALNASIEAARAEEHGSGFAVVAAEVRKLAGQSNDSAAEIHRNVQSFQSRIDQVLGEMNVSLREVQKGKEQITEMQRVFAEISESSKTVDQQINDISVTTDLLLQHSKQTNDMMIQVSEITSAFFSNLEKILSAAEEQSASSDAVHDIALNLESLVAELGGIVGSIERSLSADKL, encoded by the coding sequence ATGGTGGATCAGGTCGGTCACATTAACGAAAATGCCAGTGTAGTTACGGAGAGTTCCCTGGCAACCTCAAAGCAGGTCGTTTATGGACAAGAGAGGATTCATCTGCTGGCGAGCCAGATTCACGTCATTACTTGTGCCGTCAATAATGTGAACGAAGTGATCCAGCAGCTGGCCGAAAGCTCTCAGGAAATCAACAAGCTCGTGGATCACATATCGTCCATCGCGAATCAAACTAATTTGCTGGCCCTCAATGCCTCGATCGAAGCAGCCCGGGCCGAAGAACATGGAAGCGGATTTGCCGTGGTCGCCGCGGAAGTTCGCAAGCTGGCCGGACAATCCAATGATTCGGCTGCCGAAATTCACAGGAACGTTCAATCTTTCCAAAGCCGCATTGATCAGGTGCTCGGTGAAATGAATGTCAGCTTACGCGAGGTACAGAAAGGCAAGGAGCAGATTACCGAGATGCAGCGCGTCTTTGCTGAAATTTCCGAATCTTCAAAAACAGTCGATCAGCAAATTAATGACATCTCCGTCACGACCGATTTACTGCTCCAGCACTCCAAACAGACCAATGACATGATGATTCAGGTGTCCGAAATAACGTCGGCTTTTTTCTCAAACCTTGAGAAAATTTTATCCGCCGCAGAGGAGCAATCCGCATCCTCCGATGCAGTTCATGATATCGCCTTGAACCTGGAATCGCTCGTTGCCGAGCTAGGCGGGATTGTCGGCAGCATTGAGAGGAGCTTATCGGCGGATAAACTCTAA